In Thalassotalea fonticola, a single genomic region encodes these proteins:
- a CDS encoding FMN-binding negative transcriptional regulator — MHVPDKWQMTSIPLMQKFIADFAFGILVSNRLDASHLPMALEKSDNAFGVLKGHFAKANTHWQELDKQKVLVIFSGPHAYISPTWYASSPAVPTWNYSSVHVEGILELVDESETADDLTALITHFEPKITDDENIIPAEYRKKLAKGIQGFRIQITNMLGKEKLGQHRSVPDQLGVVAGLETSNRADCQELLSYMQSNSIGMGK, encoded by the coding sequence ATGCATGTTCCGGATAAATGGCAAATGACTTCTATACCTTTAATGCAAAAATTTATTGCAGACTTTGCTTTTGGCATACTGGTTTCAAATAGGCTGGATGCTTCACACTTGCCAATGGCTCTTGAAAAGTCTGATAATGCATTTGGTGTATTAAAAGGCCATTTCGCCAAAGCAAATACACATTGGCAAGAACTGGATAAGCAAAAAGTATTAGTCATATTTTCCGGTCCCCACGCTTATATCTCTCCTACTTGGTATGCATCATCCCCTGCAGTGCCTACATGGAACTATAGCTCCGTACATGTAGAAGGCATTTTAGAATTAGTTGACGAGAGTGAAACAGCTGACGATTTAACCGCGTTGATTACTCATTTTGAGCCTAAGATAACTGATGATGAAAACATTATTCCAGCTGAATATCGCAAAAAATTAGCAAAAGGAATTCAAGGATTTCGTATTCAAATCACTAACATGCTCGGTAAAGAAAAACTAGGTCAACATAGAAGTGTGCCAGATCAACTTGGCGTGGTGGCTGGATTAGAAACATCAAATAGAGCGGATTGCCAAGAGTTATTAAGCTATATGCAAAGTAATAGCATAGGTATGGGAAAATAA
- a CDS encoding LemA family protein, producing the protein MSISTIVFWVIVAAGFFFVVGIFNQLVALKNRYKNGFAQIEVQLKRRYDLIPNLVETAKAYMKHESETLEAVISARNSAAKGLAAAAAQPGNAKAMNSLMGAEGALMGALDKLNVVMEAYPDLKANENMMQVNEELITTENKVGFARQAFNDQVMAYNTYKQSFPQNFFSGPFGHRPDASLLEFADSAEIQVAPKVSF; encoded by the coding sequence ATGAGTATATCTACAATCGTATTTTGGGTTATTGTTGCCGCCGGGTTCTTTTTTGTGGTTGGAATATTTAACCAGTTAGTTGCGTTGAAAAACCGTTATAAAAATGGCTTTGCTCAAATCGAAGTGCAACTAAAACGTCGTTATGATCTAATCCCTAATTTGGTTGAAACAGCCAAAGCCTACATGAAGCATGAAAGTGAAACCCTTGAAGCGGTAATTTCAGCTCGTAACAGTGCGGCCAAAGGCTTGGCTGCTGCTGCTGCACAACCGGGCAACGCTAAAGCCATGAACTCTTTAATGGGGGCCGAGGGAGCTTTAATGGGGGCATTAGATAAACTCAATGTAGTAATGGAAGCTTATCCTGATCTAAAAGCTAATGAAAATATGATGCAAGTAAATGAAGAACTCATTACTACTGAGAATAAAGTAGGTTTTGCTCGCCAGGCATTCAATGATCAAGTTATGGCCTACAATACTTATAAGCAAAGCTTCCCGCAAAACTTTTTTTCTGGTCCATTTGGCCATCGCCCGGATGCTAGTTTATTAGAGTTTGCTGACAGTGCAGAAATCCAAGTTGCGCCCAAAGTATCTTTTTAA
- a CDS encoding M48 family metallopeptidase — MDFFQAQQSARKSTSRLVLLFSLAVLSLIIMTNLLVMLLFGYLATEEGEPLSLNLVSSQFDWQIFFFIGITVCSVIFAGSAYKSMSLRSGGKTIAQALGGRLATHNTHDINEKKLLNVVEEMAIASGTPVPSVYLLEHEHSINAFAAGFKHSDAVIGITRGCIDNLSREELQGVIAHEFSHILNGDMRLNMRLIGVLHGILLMGYIGYYILRSVRGSRKNTLPIIGLGAGLVVIGFGGNFFGNMIKASVSRQREYLADASAVQFTRSKDGIAGALNKISNVGSVLDSPQAPQMSHAYFSTGVSSFVESMFATHPSIKKRIKRISPYFFIKQKVNKQAEKEQQQKPTQGSPSVSSPRDVMSGVVSSAVIAEQMINSIGNVNEQHISHASALISELPETIHHAVHDIDQARAFIYCLVLSPNKEVMYKQLMRLKKNGDQDIIDHVLRLREQVSQLHTRYRLPLIDMVIPTLKQLTQGRYELFKANFSFLILADDKIELFEWVLQKILFNHLDIQFSRSNKRNKYASLKSKQVEINLLLSMLLHTYVKGPSSISKVTELIDSEVGLNNIQLLHKESVELAKLNQTFESLSELEPRLKPKIIKACLLIITQDKLFSIKETEILRAIAALLNCPMPPYLQNKHEP, encoded by the coding sequence ATGGATTTTTTTCAAGCTCAGCAATCTGCCCGTAAAAGCACCTCTCGTTTAGTACTGCTATTTTCTTTAGCAGTACTCAGCTTGATTATTATGACTAACCTGTTGGTAATGTTGCTTTTTGGTTATTTAGCAACAGAGGAGGGCGAGCCACTTTCTCTTAATCTGGTTTCTTCTCAATTTGATTGGCAAATATTTTTCTTTATTGGCATAACTGTTTGTTCGGTGATCTTTGCCGGTAGTGCTTATAAAAGCATGTCTTTAAGAAGTGGCGGTAAAACAATTGCTCAGGCACTAGGGGGGCGCCTTGCAACTCATAATACTCATGATATTAATGAAAAAAAGTTGCTCAACGTAGTTGAAGAAATGGCTATAGCTTCTGGCACACCTGTTCCGTCGGTATATTTATTAGAGCATGAACACAGTATCAATGCTTTTGCTGCAGGGTTTAAACATTCTGATGCTGTAATAGGCATTACCCGAGGTTGTATTGACAACCTTTCGCGGGAAGAGTTGCAAGGGGTTATTGCTCACGAGTTTAGTCATATTTTAAATGGTGATATGCGCTTAAATATGCGCTTAATTGGTGTTTTACATGGCATTTTATTAATGGGGTACATCGGTTACTACATCTTGCGCTCTGTTCGAGGTTCTAGAAAAAATACTTTGCCAATTATTGGTCTTGGGGCTGGTTTAGTGGTTATCGGCTTTGGCGGCAATTTCTTTGGGAATATGATCAAAGCGTCAGTTAGCCGACAACGTGAATACTTGGCGGATGCGTCGGCGGTGCAGTTTACCCGAAGTAAAGATGGCATTGCCGGTGCATTAAATAAAATTTCTAATGTGGGCTCTGTACTTGATAGCCCACAAGCGCCACAAATGAGTCATGCATATTTCAGTACGGGTGTTAGCTCCTTTGTTGAGTCAATGTTTGCCACTCATCCATCAATTAAAAAACGTATCAAACGAATTTCACCTTATTTTTTTATTAAACAAAAGGTAAATAAACAAGCCGAGAAAGAACAACAACAAAAACCTACGCAAGGCTCTCCATCTGTATCTTCGCCGAGAGATGTAATGTCGGGAGTCGTGAGCAGTGCTGTTATCGCTGAACAAATGATAAATAGTATTGGCAACGTTAATGAGCAACACATTAGTCATGCAAGCGCTCTTATAAGTGAATTACCTGAAACCATTCATCATGCGGTGCATGACATAGACCAAGCTAGAGCATTTATTTATTGTTTAGTTTTAAGCCCTAATAAAGAGGTAATGTACAAACAGCTCATGCGTCTTAAAAAAAATGGCGACCAAGATATTATTGATCATGTTTTGCGCTTACGAGAGCAGGTATCGCAGCTTCATACACGCTATCGTTTACCGTTAATTGATATGGTCATTCCTACTCTTAAACAGCTGACACAAGGTCGCTATGAATTATTTAAAGCTAATTTTTCATTCTTGATATTGGCTGATGATAAAATAGAATTGTTTGAATGGGTTTTACAAAAAATATTATTCAATCATTTAGACATTCAATTCAGTAGGAGTAATAAACGGAATAAGTACGCGTCACTAAAATCCAAACAAGTAGAAATTAACCTCTTGCTCAGCATGTTATTACATACTTATGTAAAAGGTCCATCTAGCATTAGCAAAGTAACTGAATTAATTGACTCTGAGGTAGGGCTTAACAACATTCAGTTACTGCACAAAGAAAGTGTTGAGCTTGCTAAGCTTAATCAAACATTCGAATCGTTATCTGAATTAGAGCCGCGGCTAAAGCCGAAAATAATAAAAGCGTGTTTACTAATAATAACTCAGGACAAACTGTTTTCGATTAAAGAGACGGAAATACTTAGAGCAATTGCAGCTCTACTCAATTGTCCAATGCCACCATATTTGCAAAATAAGCATGAACCTTAA
- a CDS encoding ComEA family DNA-binding protein yields the protein MKILTTSLLTFALTITPALNTAFANSEVVVGEQKVSMTINVNKASVEQLSELKGLGPKKAQSIIDYRNENGPFTTVADLMNVKGIGVKFIEKNAKYLAI from the coding sequence ATGAAAATCTTAACTACCTCTTTATTGACTTTCGCCTTAACAATAACTCCAGCTTTAAATACTGCTTTTGCTAATAGTGAAGTTGTTGTCGGCGAGCAAAAAGTGTCAATGACTATCAATGTAAATAAAGCATCCGTTGAGCAACTTTCTGAGCTAAAAGGGCTAGGGCCTAAAAAAGCACAATCGATCATTGATTATAGAAATGAGAATGGACCTTTTACCACTGTCGCAGATCTGATGAATGTGAAAGGCATAGGGGTAAAATTTATTGAAAAAAATGCTAAGTATTTGGCTATATAG
- the rne gene encoding ribonuclease E — protein sequence MKRMLINATQSEEFRVALVDGQNLYDLDIESPGHEQKKSNIYKGTITRVEPSLEAAFVDYGADRHGFLPMKEIARSYFPQGYSFQGRPNIKDVLREGQEVIVQIDKEERGQKGAALTTFISLAGSYLVLMPNNPRAGGISRRIEGDERTELKNSLSKLDLPKGMGLIVRTAGVGKAYDELEWDLNVLLKHWAAISEAAASKPAPFLIHQESNVILRAIRDYLRRDIGEIVIDRPKIFDSVKQHIQLVRPDFLSKVKLYKGDVPLFTHYQIESQIESAFQREVRLPSGGSIVIDPTEALTSIDINSARATKGSDIEETAFNTNLEAAEEIARQLRLRDLGGLVVIDYIDMTPVRHQREVENRMRDAVRPDRARIQLSRISKFGLLEMSRQRLRPSIGETSQGVCPRCSGTGNVRGVESLALSILRLMEEEAIKDKTSQVHAQVPVPVATYLLNEKRNAVGHIEKSHDVKVLILANRDMDTPQYEVVRVRDDETTAEASYEMKLNETAAEEAVMPKFQKETIKRDEPVLQGMSAPKQPAPANAPVKQKAKTAHKPVQKQASAGLLAGIVAFFKSLFTTEEKAPEKKPSQGNRKPHDNRDRRNRKPRNQQRRNKGQGQDRERDQKDNRNQKDNRNVKDREQKAGQPKKQQPKKQQDKPKEAKVAERRQRRNTRKKVRVQDQSEQVTNQQTTAPEQAVNKAAVKVAPVEQNVAINDVQTDAVTGENKDKEQRVRNRRSPRHLRSHGQRRRKEKLDTTEAEIENTIVDERTTEDPIVARYPSVSEEVQTTLDLETPADFVEQPVVTNEEDITVEVDNKVNEQQQDLPLAEEVKAEEVKAEEVKAEEVVTEEVVAEEVKAEEVVAEEVVAEEVVAEEVVAEEVVAEEVKAEEVKAEEVVAEEVVAEEVKAEEVVAEEVVAEEVKAEEVVAEEVKAEEVKAEEVKAEEVVAKPTKVKATKVKATKAKSPKGKVAKAAAKSAKGKAHAPMTKPVAVAVGEQTIPTAALAIAERTQVTRSNKSATTAFATSKSSAGPTKPSAQ from the coding sequence ATGAAACGCATGTTAATCAATGCTACACAATCGGAAGAATTCCGCGTAGCACTAGTTGACGGCCAGAACCTATACGATTTAGATATCGAAAGCCCTGGTCACGAACAAAAAAAATCTAACATCTACAAAGGTACTATTACCCGTGTAGAGCCATCTTTAGAAGCAGCTTTCGTTGACTATGGTGCAGATCGCCATGGTTTCTTACCAATGAAAGAAATTGCACGCAGTTACTTCCCACAAGGTTATAGTTTTCAAGGTCGCCCAAACATTAAAGACGTGTTACGTGAAGGCCAAGAGGTTATTGTTCAAATTGATAAAGAAGAACGTGGTCAAAAAGGCGCTGCGCTTACTACTTTTATCTCTTTAGCCGGTAGTTACTTAGTTTTAATGCCGAATAACCCACGTGCTGGCGGTATTTCTCGTCGCATCGAAGGTGATGAACGTACAGAGTTAAAAAATTCATTAAGTAAATTAGACTTACCTAAAGGTATGGGCTTAATCGTTCGTACTGCTGGTGTAGGAAAAGCTTATGATGAACTTGAGTGGGATTTAAACGTTTTACTTAAACATTGGGCTGCTATATCAGAAGCAGCAGCTTCAAAACCAGCACCATTTTTAATTCACCAAGAATCAAATGTTATTTTACGAGCAATTCGTGATTATTTACGTCGAGACATTGGTGAAATAGTTATTGATCGCCCTAAAATTTTCGATAGTGTTAAACAACATATCCAATTGGTGCGTCCTGATTTTTTAAGCAAAGTAAAACTTTATAAAGGTGATGTACCTTTATTTACTCATTACCAAATAGAGTCACAAATCGAATCTGCCTTCCAGCGTGAAGTACGTTTACCGTCAGGTGGTTCTATTGTAATAGACCCAACAGAAGCATTAACTTCAATTGATATTAACTCTGCCCGAGCAACAAAAGGTAGTGATATTGAAGAAACGGCATTTAATACCAACCTGGAAGCCGCAGAAGAAATTGCTCGTCAATTACGCCTTCGCGATTTAGGTGGTTTAGTTGTTATTGATTACATTGATATGACACCAGTTCGTCACCAGCGTGAAGTTGAAAACCGCATGCGTGATGCAGTTCGCCCAGATAGAGCTCGAATTCAATTAAGCCGCATTTCAAAATTTGGTTTATTAGAGATGTCGCGTCAACGTTTACGCCCTTCAATTGGTGAAACAAGCCAAGGTGTTTGTCCACGTTGTAGTGGTACAGGTAATGTACGTGGTGTTGAATCTTTAGCATTATCAATTTTACGTTTAATGGAAGAAGAAGCCATTAAAGATAAAACTTCACAAGTGCACGCTCAGGTACCAGTACCTGTAGCAACCTACTTGTTGAATGAGAAACGTAACGCTGTTGGCCACATTGAAAAAAGCCATGATGTTAAAGTGTTAATTTTAGCAAACCGAGACATGGACACTCCACAGTATGAAGTTGTGCGTGTACGTGATGATGAAACAACCGCCGAAGCCAGTTATGAAATGAAGCTTAACGAAACTGCGGCTGAAGAAGCGGTAATGCCTAAGTTCCAAAAAGAAACAATTAAGCGTGATGAACCTGTTTTACAAGGCATGTCGGCGCCTAAGCAACCAGCTCCAGCAAATGCGCCAGTAAAACAAAAAGCAAAAACGGCTCACAAACCAGTACAAAAACAAGCCTCTGCAGGTTTACTTGCTGGTATCGTAGCATTCTTTAAGTCTTTATTTACGACAGAAGAAAAAGCGCCAGAGAAAAAACCATCACAAGGTAATAGAAAACCTCATGATAACCGTGACCGTCGTAACCGTAAGCCACGTAATCAGCAGCGTCGTAATAAAGGCCAAGGTCAAGATCGTGAACGCGATCAAAAAGACAATCGTAACCAGAAAGATAACCGCAACGTTAAAGACAGAGAACAAAAAGCTGGTCAGCCTAAAAAACAACAGCCTAAAAAGCAGCAAGACAAGCCAAAAGAAGCGAAGGTAGCTGAGCGTCGTCAACGTCGTAACACTCGCAAAAAAGTACGAGTTCAAGATCAAAGCGAACAAGTTACAAATCAACAAACTACAGCACCAGAGCAAGCAGTAAATAAAGCTGCCGTTAAAGTAGCTCCTGTTGAACAGAATGTTGCTATTAACGATGTACAAACAGATGCTGTTACCGGTGAGAACAAGGATAAAGAACAACGAGTTAGAAATCGTCGTTCTCCAAGACACTTACGCTCTCATGGCCAACGTCGCCGTAAAGAAAAGCTAGATACAACAGAAGCTGAAATTGAAAATACAATTGTTGATGAAAGAACAACTGAAGATCCAATAGTCGCACGTTACCCTAGTGTTAGTGAAGAAGTTCAAACGACTTTAGATCTTGAAACGCCTGCTGACTTTGTTGAACAACCAGTAGTAACGAATGAAGAAGACATTACTGTTGAAGTTGATAATAAAGTTAATGAGCAACAACAAGACTTACCTTTAGCTGAAGAAGTTAAAGCTGAAGAAGTTAAAGCTGAAGAAGTTAAAGCTGAAGAAGTTGTAACTGAAGAAGTTGTAGCTGAAGAAGTTAAAGCTGAAGAAGTTGTAGCTGAAGAAGTTGTAGCTGAAGAAGTTGTAGCAGAAGAAGTTGTAGCTGAAGAAGTTGTAGCTGAAGAAGTTAAAGCTGAAGAAGTTAAAGCTGAAGAAGTTGTAGCTGAAGAAGTTGTAGCTGAAGAAGTTAAAGCTGAAGAAGTTGTAGCTGAAGAAGTTGTAGCTGAAGAAGTTAAAGCTGAAGAAGTTGTAGCTGAAGAAGTTAAAGCTGAAGAAGTTAAAGCTGAAGAAGTTAAAGCTGAAGAAGTTGTAGCGAAACCTACAAAAGTAAAAGCAACTAAAGTAAAAGCAACTAAAGCGAAAAGTCCGAAAGGAAAAGTTGCTAAAGCTGCAGCTAAGTCAGCAAAAGGCAAAGCGCATGCGCCAATGACTAAACCTGTGGCAGTTGCAGTTGGCGAACAAACAATCCCAACAGCTGCACTAGCTATTGCAGAGCGTACTCAAGTAACTCGTTCAAATAAGTCAGCAACTACTGCCTTTGCAACAAGCAAGAGCTCAGCTGGCCCGACAAAGCCTAGTGCTCAGTAA
- the rluC gene encoding 23S rRNA pseudouridine(955/2504/2580) synthase RluC codes for MADNEDRPKVRFVTIDEESDGQRIDNFLLKTLKGVPKSMIYRLLRKGEIRVNKKRTKPEYKLQVEDIIRIAPIRVSQEAAPVSTQLKKVSSLENNILFEDECMIVINKPTGMAVHGGSGLSFGLIEALRALRPDARMLELVHRLDRDTSGCLMIAKKRSALRALHEQLREKSVQKFYHALVKGHWSTKLTRVTQGLRKNDLKSGERVVVVDNINGKDSETRFRVLKHYEGATLVRAFPVTGRTHQIRVHCKVSGHPIACDDKYGADDFTDKMNKQGLKRLFLHAASLEFTHPRSGERVKFEAPYDNALTAILKKQTYKTY; via the coding sequence ATGGCTGATAACGAAGACAGACCTAAAGTAAGGTTTGTAACTATTGATGAAGAATCAGATGGTCAACGTATTGACAACTTTTTGCTTAAAACCTTAAAAGGGGTACCAAAAAGTATGATTTATCGCCTGCTTAGGAAGGGCGAGATCAGAGTGAACAAAAAACGCACCAAGCCAGAATATAAATTACAAGTCGAAGACATTATTCGAATTGCACCTATTCGCGTTTCTCAAGAAGCTGCGCCTGTGTCAACCCAATTGAAAAAAGTATCTTCGCTTGAAAACAATATATTGTTTGAAGATGAATGCATGATTGTTATCAATAAACCAACAGGTATGGCGGTCCATGGTGGGAGTGGATTGAGCTTTGGTTTAATTGAAGCACTAAGAGCATTAAGACCTGATGCAAGAATGTTGGAGCTTGTACATCGTTTAGACCGAGATACTTCCGGTTGCTTAATGATCGCTAAAAAACGTTCGGCGTTAAGAGCTTTACATGAACAGCTTAGAGAAAAAAGCGTACAAAAGTTTTATCATGCTCTGGTTAAAGGACATTGGTCAACGAAACTCACACGAGTTACTCAGGGCTTAAGAAAAAATGATCTTAAATCTGGTGAACGTGTTGTTGTCGTAGACAATATTAATGGTAAAGACTCTGAAACAAGGTTTAGAGTACTAAAACATTACGAAGGAGCAACCTTAGTAAGGGCATTTCCGGTTACCGGAAGAACACATCAAATACGTGTTCATTGTAAAGTTAGTGGTCATCCAATTGCGTGTGATGATAAATATGGCGCAGATGACTTTACTGATAAAATGAATAAGCAAGGCTTGAAACGTTTATTCTTACATGCAGCAAGTCTGGAATTTACTCACCCAAGATCTGGTGAACGGGTAAAATTTGAAGCACCTTATGATAATGCTTTAACCGCAATTTTGAAAAAACAGACGTATAAGACATATTAA
- a CDS encoding Maf family protein yields the protein MTQLVLGSTSIFRKALLEKFNLSFDCAKPNIDETALANETPENLVARLAEEKAKEVSKEFPDGIIIGSDQVAICDGNILGKPHTFENGVKQLSSFSGKTVTFLTGLCLYNASTGNTQVIVEPYYVSFRELNLAEITRYLHAEEPYNCAGSFKSEGLGICLFKSLQGDDPNTLIGLPLIRLHQLLKNEGFDVLAQQETRA from the coding sequence ATGACGCAACTAGTACTTGGCTCTACCTCTATTTTTCGCAAAGCCTTATTAGAAAAATTCAATTTATCCTTCGATTGTGCAAAACCGAATATTGATGAAACAGCGCTAGCAAATGAAACGCCAGAAAATTTAGTAGCAAGGCTAGCGGAAGAAAAAGCTAAAGAAGTCAGTAAAGAGTTTCCTGATGGTATAATCATTGGCTCTGATCAAGTTGCCATTTGTGATGGTAATATATTAGGTAAGCCACATACTTTCGAAAATGGCGTAAAACAGCTTTCTTCTTTTAGTGGTAAAACGGTAACATTTTTAACCGGCCTGTGCTTATACAATGCAAGTACCGGTAATACACAAGTTATTGTAGAACCATATTACGTCAGCTTTAGAGAACTCAACCTGGCAGAAATAACTCGTTACCTACACGCAGAAGAGCCTTATAACTGCGCAGGTAGCTTTAAAAGTGAAGGTTTGGGTATATGCTTGTTCAAAAGTTTACAAGGTGATGATCCAAATACTCTTATTGGTTTACCGCTAATTCGTTTACATCAATTACTGAAAAATGAAGGTTTTGATGTATTGGCACAGCAAGAAACGAGAGCCTAG
- the yceD gene encoding 23S rRNA accumulation protein YceD has product MKNLKLPITIDPFKSSQRRLECNGYFELLGFERLLAVSEKACEQVNVKVNFDVDEQGLTLLSGEASAQVNLICQRCNEPFVQDLSVNFSYSPVKNEEGAELLPSHYDVVVVDENGEVNLRELVEDELIINIPLVPKHDLKDCNADANTSWGRLPDTLEKPNPFDVLKNLK; this is encoded by the coding sequence ATGAAAAATCTTAAGCTTCCAATAACAATCGATCCGTTTAAAAGTTCTCAGCGCAGGCTTGAGTGCAACGGCTATTTTGAGTTATTAGGATTTGAAAGATTGCTTGCAGTGTCTGAGAAGGCTTGTGAGCAAGTGAATGTTAAAGTAAACTTTGATGTTGATGAACAAGGCCTAACATTGTTAAGCGGCGAAGCATCAGCTCAGGTGAATTTAATATGCCAGCGTTGTAATGAACCATTTGTACAAGACTTAAGTGTGAATTTCTCTTATAGTCCGGTAAAAAACGAAGAGGGAGCTGAGCTCTTACCTTCACATTATGATGTTGTAGTAGTAGATGAAAATGGTGAAGTAAATTTACGCGAATTAGTGGAAGATGAGTTAATCATTAATATTCCATTAGTACCGAAACATGACCTTAAGGATTGTAATGCAGATGCAAACACTTCTTGGGGTAGGTTACCGGATACGCTTGAGAAACCGAATCCATTTGATGTTTTAAAAAACCTCAAGTAA
- the rpmF gene encoding 50S ribosomal protein L32: MAVQKSKKSRSRRGMRRSHDAITPENLSVDPVSGETHRRHHVTADGFYKGVKVIAK; this comes from the coding sequence ATGGCCGTACAAAAGAGTAAAAAATCTCGTTCAAGACGTGGCATGCGCCGTTCACACGATGCAATCACACCAGAAAACTTATCAGTTGATCCAGTTTCTGGCGAAACACATCGTCGTCACCACGTAACTGCCGATGGCTTTTACAAAGGTGTCAAAGTTATCGCTAAATAA
- the plsX gene encoding phosphate acyltransferase PlsX produces the protein MVNLTVSLDVMGGDSGPLITIPSAKMAIEHVPSLKLILCGDESVIHTHLKKHNFLDHPRISIVHASEQIAMDEKPSVALRTKKDSSMRRALDLVHSGEADACVSAGNTGALIAIAHYVLKMLPGVERPALVSHLPITDSASHAFMLDLGANVFCDSDTLFQFAMMGSVMAEEVDSIESPRVALLNMGEEVIKGSDHIKHTAALLSNTPEINYVGFIEGNDIFTGKADVIVCDGFVGNVALKTCEGVAKLAMAKVMKIINESKFTRLLGILLNPTLKKIVKRLNPDQYNGASLIGLRGIVVKSHGNATSSAFFNAILEAVKEVERQVPEKIKNKLELSLLKRS, from the coding sequence TTGGTTAATCTAACGGTTTCGTTAGATGTTATGGGGGGCGATTCAGGCCCCCTTATAACAATTCCTTCAGCAAAAATGGCAATTGAACATGTGCCATCTCTTAAACTCATCCTCTGTGGTGACGAAAGCGTTATTCACACGCATTTAAAAAAACACAATTTCCTTGACCATCCTCGTATATCAATAGTGCATGCTAGTGAGCAAATTGCTATGGATGAAAAACCAAGTGTCGCCCTGAGAACTAAAAAAGACTCTTCAATGCGTCGAGCATTAGATTTGGTTCATAGCGGAGAAGCTGATGCTTGCGTAAGCGCGGGTAACACAGGAGCACTAATTGCTATTGCTCATTACGTGTTAAAAATGCTTCCCGGTGTTGAGCGCCCAGCTCTTGTTTCCCATTTACCAATTACCGATTCCGCTTCTCATGCATTTATGTTGGATTTAGGTGCTAATGTTTTTTGTGACTCCGACACTTTATTTCAGTTTGCTATGATGGGCTCAGTGATGGCTGAAGAAGTAGACTCTATTGAATCACCACGAGTAGCGTTGCTAAACATGGGCGAAGAAGTCATCAAAGGTAGTGACCATATAAAACATACCGCTGCTTTATTATCTAATACACCTGAAATAAACTATGTTGGGTTTATTGAGGGAAATGATATATTTACCGGTAAAGCCGATGTCATCGTTTGTGATGGTTTCGTCGGCAATGTTGCTTTAAAAACCTGTGAAGGGGTGGCCAAGCTGGCGATGGCGAAAGTGATGAAAATCATCAATGAGAGCAAATTTACCCGACTTTTAGGAATTTTGCTTAACCCAACATTAAAAAAGATAGTAAAACGACTGAACCCCGACCAGTATAACGGGGCAAGTCTGATAGGATTACGCGGTATTGTGGTAAAAAGTCACGGCAATGCCACCAGTTCAGCTTTTTTTAACGCTATACTTGAAGCTGTTAAGGAAGTTGAAAGACAAGTTCCTGAAAAAATTAAAAATAAACTAGAACTCAGTTTACTTAAAAGGTCTTAA